Sequence from the Sphingomonas koreensis genome:
AATAGGTGCCCTCGCGCGCCATGCGGTCGATATTGGGCGTCCGCAGCTGGGGCTGGAGGAAGCCCAGGCCGTCGTAGCGCAGGTCGTCGACGATCACGAAGATCACGTTCTTCGGCTTGGCTGCGACGGGCACTGCGTCCTTGGCAGGGGCCTTGGCCGGTGCGGACGCCTCCCGCGCGGGGAGCGGCGCAGCGACGCTCGCGAGACCAAGGGCGGCGCATAACAGGCTGACGCGGATACGGGACATTACAGCTCTCCAGTTCGTCCGGCCGTGCGATCTTGAACCTGCACGGTCAGGAATCCTCACCCATGGCGCCGGTGGATGGCGCACATCCCGCCTCGATCGCGGGAAGCTTGGGATCGCGCGACGGCCGGTTGACGCACATCGGGAAGCGCTCCTTGCTGAACGGGACGTCCGGCGTCTCGCGCAGGATCTTCTCGAACGCGGCGCGGCGGGCGCGGTCCGCCCCCGTCATGCGCTCCGCAGGAATCTCGGTCTCAACGCCGCGCGCCGGGTCCAGCGCGACGAAACGCCCGTCGGCATAGAGCTTGTGCGCGGCGTCGAACACGAAGCGCGCCGGGCGCGCCACCCAATGCGGGTCGTAGTGCATGAAGATCGAGTCGCGGACGCCCGGCGCCTTGCCGGTGATCACCGTCGCCTGGCTGACGCCGTCGCTGCTGCCGGGCTTCAGCTTCACCCCGGCGAATTCGGCGAAGGTCGGGACGAAGTCGAGAAAGTCGAACAGGGCGGATGTGACGCCGCCCGCGGCCACGCGGCCCGGCGCGCGGACGATCAGCGGCACATGCGTTCCCGTCAGCGTGGGCAGCCCCTTGCCGCCGCGCACATCGGTACCGTTGCGCGTGCTCGTGATCTTGCGATTGGTGCCGTTGTCGGCGGTGAACACGACGATCGTATTCTCGTCGAGTCCCAGCTCCTTGAGCCTGGCAAGCAACGCCCCGACCTGTGCGTCCATATAGGTCATCATGCCGGCGAACCGGTCCTTGTCGCCCTTGCTCGCCATCGACGCCGGCGTCGGAACGAAGGGATCGTGCACCAGCGCCATCGGATAGTAGAGAAAGAAGCGCCGGTCCTTGTGCCGCTCGATGAAATCGAGCGCGAATGCCTGGTCGCGATCGGGGCCGAAGCCTTCCTCGTCGATCCGCGTCTTGCC
This genomic interval carries:
- a CDS encoding sulfatase-like hydrolase/transferase, whose amino-acid sequence is MAAKQRRMKIKAALFAAVAAALAAPAVQAQSDAPGTQQAPRSDKRPNIILILADDMGVETVNAYGGEYFTPSLDRMAREGLRFDNAHATPLCSPSRTRLMTGIENHRNYEAFAYLAPGQRTFGNMLKDAGYATGIVGKWQLSGNGFDGRKGISPEQAGFEESALWQLKALDAKGSRYWGPTRVINGKTRIDEEGFGPDRDQAFALDFIERHKDRRFFLYYPMALVHDPFVPTPASMASKGDKDRFAGMMTYMDAQVGALLARLKELGLDENTIVVFTADNGTNRKITSTRNGTDVRGGKGLPTLTGTHVPLIVRAPGRVAAGGVTSALFDFLDFVPTFAEFAGVKLKPGSSDGVSQATVITGKAPGVRDSIFMHYDPHWVARPARFVFDAAHKLYADGRFVALDPARGVETEIPAERMTGADRARRAAFEKILRETPDVPFSKERFPMCVNRPSRDPKLPAIEAGCAPSTGAMGEDS